The proteins below come from a single Synechococcus sp. WH 8101 genomic window:
- a CDS encoding DUF6629 family protein, with amino-acid sequence MCFSASASFTASAVLMPLGLYSHHLASRHERPDYKPLALVPFFFGVQQFVEGLEWTALDRGGIEPLATAAALGFLFFAYCFWMIWIPWSAWSISRSTDSKGLQHRLKWVAIVATVIGVGFYLPVLFNPPAVQPAVHSTGRLLYDVSNLHSALHNFVNTEPVGELVYWGFIVVPLLAVSDRAVKLFGVLIFVSIFLTWATYSATFNSVWCFYCAVLSIVVIWIVNRPHLRRA; translated from the coding sequence ATGTGCTTTTCGGCTTCCGCCAGTTTCACCGCCTCTGCGGTGCTGATGCCTCTGGGTCTGTATTCCCACCATCTGGCCTCCCGTCACGAACGCCCGGATTACAAACCTCTGGCCTTGGTGCCCTTCTTCTTCGGGGTGCAGCAGTTCGTGGAGGGCCTGGAGTGGACCGCGCTCGACCGCGGCGGAATTGAACCACTCGCCACGGCAGCTGCCTTGGGGTTTCTCTTTTTCGCCTACTGCTTCTGGATGATCTGGATCCCCTGGAGTGCCTGGTCGATCAGTCGAAGCACCGATTCCAAGGGGCTCCAGCATCGATTGAAATGGGTGGCGATCGTCGCCACGGTGATCGGCGTTGGTTTCTATCTACCGGTGCTGTTTAATCCACCGGCTGTCCAGCCCGCTGTGCATAGCACCGGTCGACTGCTCTACGACGTGTCGAATTTGCACAGCGCTCTGCATAATTTCGTGAACACCGAGCCGGTTGGCGAACTCGTCTACTGGGGCTTCATCGTGGTGCCCCTGCTGGCGGTGAGTGATCGTGCCGTGAAGCTGTTTGGTGTGCTGATCTTCGTTTCGATCTTTCTCACCTGGGCCACCTACAGCGCCACTTTCAATTCGGTGTGGTGTTTCTACTGCGCCGTGCTTTCGATTGTGGTGATCTGGATTGTGAATCGGCCGCACCTGCGTCGTGCCTGA
- a CDS encoding triacylglycerol lipase gives MKQPRPLVLVHGLWDTPHLFHRLVRQLEDHRVPLLVPHLPHRLGAIPLRSLAEQLDGHIQARWGAERKIDILGFSMGGIISRVWLQELGGANRTHRFISVGSPQRGTLTAQWIPRWLFAGLADMKRGSRLLRRLNADPSSLRPLECASFYCRWDLMVFPGWQAVLPLGTQQSVPVLTHQQLMAHPRALELLTQTILSD, from the coding sequence GTGAAACAGCCCAGGCCCCTCGTGCTCGTGCATGGTCTCTGGGATACGCCCCACCTCTTCCATCGACTGGTGCGGCAGCTGGAGGACCACCGGGTGCCTCTGCTGGTGCCCCATCTGCCTCACCGACTTGGCGCGATCCCCCTGCGGAGCCTCGCCGAGCAGTTGGATGGTCACATCCAGGCCCGGTGGGGTGCGGAGCGCAAGATCGACATCCTCGGTTTTTCGATGGGAGGAATCATCAGCCGCGTGTGGTTGCAGGAGCTGGGCGGTGCCAACCGCACCCATCGCTTCATCAGCGTCGGCAGCCCTCAGCGCGGCACGCTCACGGCGCAGTGGATTCCCCGGTGGTTGTTTGCAGGGCTGGCTGATATGAAGCGGGGCAGTCGTTTGCTGCGACGCCTCAATGCGGATCCCTCCAGCCTCCGCCCCCTCGAGTGCGCCAGTTTCTATTGCCGCTGGGATCTGATGGTGTTTCCCGGATGGCAGGCCGTGCTGCCCCTCGGGACGCAACAATCGGTTCCGGTGTTGACTCACCAGCAGCTGATGGCCCATCCCCGAGCCCTCGAGCTGCTGACCCAAACGATTCTCAGCGATTGA
- the folB gene encoding dihydroneopterin aldolase → MNDAIHIQDLRVWAHVGVLERERLEGQCFSLDLTLLVDCQAAARSDALIDTADYSLAVQAVQTLASELRCYTIEHFSERVLERLADLYGVVPMRVLLRKTKPPIPGFSGTVAVERHRHWPAPR, encoded by the coding sequence ATGAACGACGCGATTCACATCCAGGATCTGCGCGTGTGGGCCCATGTCGGCGTGCTGGAGCGGGAACGCCTGGAGGGGCAATGCTTCAGTCTTGATCTGACCCTCCTGGTGGATTGTCAGGCGGCGGCCCGATCCGACGCCCTCATCGACACGGCCGACTACAGCCTGGCGGTGCAGGCGGTGCAGACGCTGGCGTCGGAGCTCCGCTGTTACACCATTGAGCACTTCAGCGAACGGGTGTTGGAGCGTCTTGCCGATCTGTATGGGGTAGTGCCGATGCGCGTGTTGCTGCGCAAAACCAAACCGCCGATTCCAGGATTCAGCGGTACGGTTGCCGTCGAACGGCACCGGCACTGGCCGGCTCCTCGGTGA
- a CDS encoding glutamate-5-semialdehyde dehydrogenase has product MTPQGVPEPSPELLRLATDVRRSATALGQTDDGQRQQALEAMAAALEHRAESIVAANQQDLEQAVAEGLAPALVARLKLDAAKLAGAIDGVRQVAALPDPLGVRQLHRELDEGLVLERVSVPLGVLGVIFEARPDAVIQIASLAIRSGNGAILKGGSEANRTNRAVIEALQEGLGGAQVDTTISADALALLTTRQESLALLRLDGLVDLIIPRGSNALVRFIQDNTRIPVLGHADGVCHLYVDAQVDVPQAVRIAIDSKTQYPAACNAIETLLVHQDSAPAFLAAAVPALEAAGVRLLGDSRSQALGVAEAATEDDWDREYLDLILSVRVVSDLEEALEHIRRHGSRHTEAIATLDVTTAERFLRAVDSAGVYHNCSTRFADGFRYGFGAEVGISTQTLPPRGPVGLEGLVTYRYRLRGDGHVAADFAEGRRRFSHRDLEP; this is encoded by the coding sequence ATGACCCCTCAGGGTGTGCCCGAACCGTCGCCAGAACTGTTGCGGTTGGCGACCGATGTGCGCCGTTCCGCCACAGCCCTGGGGCAAACCGACGATGGCCAACGGCAGCAGGCCCTGGAGGCGATGGCCGCAGCGTTGGAGCACCGCGCCGAGTCGATCGTGGCGGCGAATCAGCAGGATCTTGAGCAAGCCGTGGCCGAAGGCCTGGCCCCGGCGCTGGTGGCGCGTCTGAAGCTGGATGCCGCCAAACTCGCCGGCGCCATCGATGGCGTGCGCCAGGTGGCAGCGCTGCCCGATCCCCTCGGTGTGCGTCAGCTGCATCGGGAGCTGGATGAGGGGCTGGTGCTGGAGAGGGTCAGCGTGCCCCTCGGCGTGCTGGGGGTGATCTTTGAGGCGCGACCGGATGCGGTGATTCAGATTGCGTCTCTGGCGATCCGCTCCGGCAACGGGGCGATTCTCAAAGGTGGCAGTGAGGCGAACCGCACCAACCGTGCCGTGATCGAAGCCCTGCAGGAGGGGCTCGGCGGTGCCCAGGTCGACACGACGATTTCGGCCGATGCCCTGGCCTTGCTCACCACCCGCCAGGAGAGCCTGGCGTTGCTGCGTCTCGATGGATTGGTGGATCTGATCATTCCTCGCGGCAGCAATGCGCTGGTGCGCTTCATCCAGGACAACACCCGCATCCCCGTACTCGGCCATGCGGACGGTGTCTGCCATCTGTACGTCGATGCCCAGGTGGATGTGCCCCAGGCGGTGCGGATCGCCATCGACAGCAAAACCCAGTACCCCGCGGCCTGCAACGCGATCGAGACTCTGCTGGTGCATCAAGACAGTGCTCCGGCGTTTCTCGCCGCGGCCGTGCCGGCGTTGGAGGCCGCGGGCGTGCGTCTGCTTGGTGATTCCCGCAGTCAGGCCCTCGGCGTAGCAGAGGCGGCCACAGAGGACGACTGGGATCGGGAGTACCTCGATCTGATCCTTTCGGTGCGGGTGGTCAGCGATCTGGAGGAGGCGTTGGAGCACATCCGTCGCCATGGCTCGCGCCATACCGAGGCCATCGCCACCCTGGACGTGACCACCGCCGAACGATTTCTGCGGGCGGTGGACAGTGCCGGTGTGTATCACAACTGCTCGACCCGTTTCGCCGATGGGTTCCGCTACGGCTTCGGTGCGGAGGTGGGCATCAGCACCCAGACCCTGCCGCCACGCGGGCCGGTTGGCCTGGAGGGGCTGGTGACCTATCGCTATCGCCTGCGTGGCGATGGCCATGTGGCCGCCGATTTCGCCGAAGGTCGTCGTCGCTTCAGTCACCGCGATCTGGAGCCATGA
- a CDS encoding ROK family protein, with amino-acid sequence MKASSQQVIGVDLGGTGIKLARFDRAGQLLAEQHIATPQPAVPGAVCMALCEAIEALDPDRCAAVVGIGLPGPMDAAARVARVCINLPGWQEVPLAEWLEPQLQRRVTLANDGNCALVGEAWQGAARGCGDVVLLTLGTGVGGGVMLGGRLFTGHNGAAAEPGLIGIDPNGPPCNSGNRGSLEQYASIAALRRLWDGEPEELHRRACAADPEALAVWERYGRTLGVGISSLVYVFTPQRVLLGGGLAGAAEHFLPAVRREVDLRVQAVSREGLEIRSCELGNGAGRLGAARLAIDRLLPPA; translated from the coding sequence ATGAAGGCCTCAAGCCAACAGGTGATCGGTGTCGATCTGGGCGGTACCGGCATCAAACTCGCCCGGTTTGATCGTGCTGGCCAACTCTTGGCTGAACAGCACATCGCCACCCCTCAGCCTGCGGTGCCGGGCGCCGTCTGCATGGCCCTCTGCGAGGCGATTGAAGCGCTCGATCCCGATCGCTGCGCTGCCGTGGTGGGCATCGGTTTGCCGGGGCCCATGGATGCGGCGGCCCGGGTGGCGCGGGTGTGCATCAATCTGCCGGGTTGGCAGGAGGTGCCGTTGGCCGAATGGTTGGAGCCGCAGCTGCAGCGGCGGGTCACCCTGGCCAACGATGGCAACTGCGCCCTGGTGGGCGAGGCCTGGCAGGGGGCGGCACGCGGTTGCGGCGATGTGGTTCTGCTCACCCTCGGCACCGGCGTCGGCGGTGGGGTGATGCTGGGAGGCCGCCTGTTCACGGGCCATAACGGAGCCGCCGCCGAGCCGGGCCTGATCGGCATTGATCCCAACGGCCCCCCGTGCAACAGCGGCAATCGGGGGTCGCTCGAGCAATACGCCAGCATCGCCGCCTTGCGACGCCTCTGGGATGGGGAGCCGGAGGAGCTCCATCGCCGCGCCTGCGCCGCTGATCCCGAGGCCCTGGCGGTGTGGGAGCGCTATGGCCGCACACTTGGCGTTGGCATCAGCTCCCTGGTGTATGTGTTCACGCCTCAGCGGGTGCTGCTGGGTGGGGGGTTGGCCGGGGCAGCAGAGCATTTCCTGCCGGCTGTGCGCCGTGAAGTGGACCTCCGGGTGCAGGCGGTGAGTCGGGAGGGACTGGAGATCCGCTCCTGTGAGCTGGGGAATGGCGCCGGACGTCTTGGTGCCGCCCGTTTGGCCATCGATCGTCTGCTTCCTCCCGCCTGA
- a CDS encoding translocation/assembly module TamB domain-containing protein: MGRGVRSQTLSRVFLGGGVVLLVGGATAWVALDRIVATVFTRLKPSLETQFSKPLGHPLEIGPFQGLRPWGLAIGPSRVLPGLKDQSKASITGLTLQLDPLASLRRWRPVAVVSLRGARVDLRRNAQGAYWVPGPSSGGKPPKLDLQVKLQDPARLQIQPAGLTLSADGRASVHLAENWADVALKVALPQQGRVSLKARGRWVKPQLHLQTRLERVRLEPFQGLLPASMPLTFRGQIGGDLRLSWSQGRAGCAGALSLVGLEVSGKPLQSALRNPQWRLRCRDQRLSLPASTWRYGAYQASLSGHVDLNQALDLKAVLREPGEERQLTLRLDGRWKQPRLRLAGRWALPESVPVMAPLAIDLQLNGDWRKPKAPTAVLERLKLAGPGLAASLSGALYPELAIRSQQLQLDGEAWKHWPLVPDLLGTQAPLRGDLRLSGASVSPELSLRFDQARNPLLERWSLRADWSAKAGELRLKHFRSPQLQATAALPLALAGGGLKLGDLAAQLSLEAFPLARVGPLLGTTMDGTLSAYGGIGGPLTALRPDLELQLTDPQAGTLRLLETWRGRFEGQVGGGGRLQMASVESLLPGRLEASLGANWLPTQVRLTRRQGVLSLEGTPASYQWRADGMSLDGLELALPPKGRFEGLYGRISGQGSLGLQPLAMDGAVTLDSPGLMGLQLRQAILQARYRNERFDLSGELLPPDTGQMLLEAKGRLGGALDAHLEARGLSARWLTSGALSLPQLAEDEPPARGRASDLGTLLINTFGGSIDGQLRALREIQASLRQQALSKHSDSQFHPEDLRGQLDAVLDLTGPNLADLNLDLKARGHLWVEGDDQDRALQIEPFVASLNGPIQSGEGRFSLEHLPFTLLALVAPVPPALQGALGLSGSYRLGRGLPDLSTDLQLEDARVGRHRLSLERGQINLEDGALRLDLALISDGAQDPVTVIGQVPLDPSKELDVRVVSRGDALRFLTGFTDDQVAWTAGDTNLRLLLRGPLSAPEANGFIVVKQGRFTIQKQVISDLNTSIVFDFNRLEVQSLSARVGSQGELRGSGALALFSPVPEPKPLAVTLQKARIKLPIADVAVAADLKVRGALIQPQLSGDLTIDNGTVKPARSMFVKPASLTASAASSPASPATTAMAQPVTADTLLEENWNFQQPLVLLGPDVEASSSRSLRASLPNLPAIRFDRFQLRLGPKLRVTVEPVASFSTAGRLTLNGALDPSLQLRGVVQLLSGRVSLFTTTFNLDRRAPNVAVFTPSQGLIPYVDVALNSRVSDSISVGTGSNAVSTNVFDTNGTGNLGAGGQLRLVKVMLTATGPADRLADNIQLRSSPPMSRAQLLGLIGGNSLAGLTGAGGGAALAAVLGQSLLSPVIGSLTDAFSQRLQFAVYPTYITPEVQDENERVSGRVPPQLAVVTDVGVDLTDRFNFSVLAAPNRNDIPPQGTLTYQISPNLNLSGSVDTQGTWQSQFQVFVRF; the protein is encoded by the coding sequence ATGGGGAGGGGCGTGAGATCGCAGACCCTGTCGCGCGTTTTCCTTGGCGGTGGGGTGGTCCTGCTGGTGGGCGGAGCGACCGCGTGGGTCGCTCTGGATCGGATTGTCGCGACGGTGTTCACGCGGCTCAAGCCTTCGCTGGAAACCCAGTTCTCCAAGCCGCTTGGCCATCCCCTGGAGATCGGCCCTTTTCAGGGGTTGCGCCCCTGGGGCCTGGCGATCGGTCCCAGCCGGGTGCTGCCAGGGCTCAAGGATCAGTCCAAGGCCTCGATCACGGGGCTCACCCTCCAGCTCGATCCGCTGGCCAGCCTGCGGCGCTGGCGTCCCGTCGCGGTGGTCAGCCTTCGCGGCGCCAGGGTGGATCTGCGCCGCAATGCCCAGGGGGCCTATTGGGTGCCTGGGCCCTCCAGCGGTGGCAAGCCGCCCAAGCTGGATCTGCAGGTGAAGCTTCAGGATCCGGCTCGGCTCCAGATCCAGCCGGCAGGCCTGACCCTCAGCGCTGATGGTCGGGCCTCTGTGCATCTGGCCGAAAACTGGGCCGATGTCGCCCTCAAGGTGGCCCTGCCGCAGCAGGGACGGGTCAGCCTCAAGGCCCGTGGTCGTTGGGTGAAACCCCAGTTGCATCTGCAGACCAGGCTGGAACGGGTGCGTCTGGAGCCGTTCCAGGGGCTGCTGCCCGCCTCCATGCCCCTGACCTTCCGCGGCCAGATCGGTGGTGACCTTCGCCTGAGTTGGAGTCAGGGGCGGGCCGGATGCGCCGGCGCCCTGTCTCTGGTGGGCCTGGAGGTGAGCGGCAAACCGCTGCAGAGCGCCCTGCGTAATCCCCAGTGGCGCCTGCGCTGCCGTGACCAGCGCCTCAGTCTTCCCGCCAGCACCTGGCGTTATGGCGCCTACCAAGCCAGCCTCTCCGGCCATGTGGATCTGAATCAGGCCCTCGACCTCAAGGCGGTGCTGCGTGAACCCGGCGAAGAGCGCCAGCTCACCCTGCGCCTTGATGGCCGTTGGAAGCAGCCGCGGCTGCGGCTGGCGGGCCGCTGGGCCCTGCCTGAGTCGGTGCCCGTGATGGCACCCCTCGCTATTGATCTGCAGTTGAACGGCGACTGGCGCAAGCCCAAGGCCCCCACAGCCGTTCTGGAGCGGTTGAAGCTGGCGGGGCCAGGCCTGGCGGCCTCGCTCAGCGGAGCCCTTTATCCCGAGTTGGCGATTCGCAGCCAGCAGCTGCAACTCGATGGAGAGGCGTGGAAGCACTGGCCCCTGGTGCCGGATCTGCTGGGCACCCAGGCGCCGCTGCGGGGAGATCTGCGTCTCAGTGGCGCCAGCGTCAGCCCGGAGCTGTCGCTTCGCTTCGATCAGGCGCGCAATCCCCTGCTGGAGCGCTGGTCTCTGCGGGCCGACTGGAGCGCCAAGGCCGGGGAGTTGCGTCTCAAGCACTTCCGCAGTCCGCAGCTGCAGGCCACCGCGGCCTTGCCGCTGGCCCTGGCCGGTGGCGGTCTCAAGCTCGGCGATCTGGCGGCGCAGCTCAGTCTTGAGGCCTTTCCGCTCGCTCGCGTTGGGCCCCTGTTGGGCACCACGATGGATGGCACTCTCTCCGCCTATGGCGGTATTGGCGGTCCATTGACGGCCCTCCGGCCCGATCTGGAGCTTCAGCTCACGGATCCACAGGCCGGCACCCTGCGTTTGCTGGAAACCTGGCGTGGTCGGTTTGAAGGCCAGGTGGGTGGTGGCGGCCGGCTGCAGATGGCGTCGGTGGAGTCCCTGCTGCCCGGCCGCCTGGAGGCCAGCCTTGGTGCCAACTGGTTGCCCACCCAGGTGCGCCTGACCCGCCGTCAGGGGGTGCTGAGCCTGGAGGGCACACCCGCGTCGTATCAATGGCGTGCCGATGGCATGAGCCTGGATGGTCTGGAGCTGGCGCTTCCCCCCAAGGGGCGTTTTGAGGGGCTCTATGGCCGCATCAGCGGGCAGGGCAGCCTCGGCCTGCAGCCTCTGGCCATGGATGGCGCCGTAACGCTCGACTCCCCCGGGCTGATGGGGCTGCAGTTGCGTCAGGCCATCCTGCAGGCCCGCTACCGCAATGAGCGCTTTGACCTGAGCGGTGAATTGCTGCCGCCGGATACGGGGCAGATGCTGCTGGAGGCGAAGGGACGGTTGGGCGGTGCTCTGGATGCCCATCTCGAGGCCCGTGGCTTGAGTGCCCGTTGGCTCACCAGCGGGGCTCTGAGCCTGCCGCAGCTTGCAGAGGATGAACCGCCGGCTCGGGGGCGGGCCAGCGATCTGGGTACCCTCCTGATCAACACTTTCGGTGGCTCGATCGACGGTCAGTTGCGGGCCCTGCGTGAGATTCAGGCCAGCCTGCGGCAGCAGGCCTTGTCTAAGCACAGCGACAGCCAATTTCATCCCGAAGATCTCCGCGGCCAGCTGGATGCGGTGCTCGATCTCACCGGGCCCAACCTGGCGGATCTCAACCTTGATCTGAAGGCGCGTGGCCATCTCTGGGTGGAGGGCGACGACCAGGACAGGGCGCTGCAGATCGAACCCTTCGTCGCCAGCCTCAACGGACCGATCCAATCCGGCGAAGGACGCTTTTCACTCGAGCATCTGCCCTTCACGCTCCTGGCCCTGGTCGCCCCGGTGCCGCCGGCGCTGCAGGGAGCGCTCGGGCTCTCCGGCAGCTACCGCCTCGGCCGTGGGCTGCCCGATCTGAGCACGGATCTCCAGCTGGAGGATGCCCGGGTGGGGCGTCATCGCCTCAGCCTTGAACGCGGTCAGATCAACCTCGAGGATGGGGCCTTGCGCCTTGATCTGGCCCTGATCAGCGATGGGGCCCAGGACCCAGTCACCGTGATCGGCCAGGTGCCGCTCGATCCCTCCAAAGAGCTGGATGTGCGCGTGGTGAGCCGTGGCGATGCCCTGCGCTTCCTGACCGGATTCACGGATGATCAGGTCGCCTGGACTGCGGGCGACACCAATCTGCGTCTGTTGCTGCGCGGTCCGCTCAGCGCCCCTGAGGCCAATGGCTTCATCGTGGTGAAGCAGGGGCGTTTCACGATCCAGAAGCAGGTGATCAGTGACCTGAACACCTCGATCGTGTTCGATTTCAATCGACTGGAAGTGCAATCCCTCAGCGCCCGCGTCGGCTCCCAGGGGGAATTGCGTGGCTCCGGCGCCCTGGCCCTGTTCTCGCCCGTACCGGAGCCGAAGCCGCTGGCGGTGACCCTTCAGAAGGCACGGATCAAGCTGCCCATCGCCGATGTGGCGGTGGCTGCTGATCTGAAGGTGCGTGGTGCCCTGATTCAGCCGCAGTTGTCGGGAGATCTGACGATCGACAACGGCACGGTCAAACCGGCTCGCTCGATGTTTGTGAAGCCGGCGTCGCTGACCGCCTCGGCCGCTTCATCTCCTGCCTCCCCGGCGACCACCGCCATGGCCCAACCGGTCACGGCCGACACCCTGCTGGAGGAAAACTGGAACTTCCAGCAGCCGCTGGTGCTGCTGGGGCCGGATGTGGAGGCGAGCAGCAGTCGCTCTCTGCGCGCCTCCCTGCCCAATCTCCCCGCGATCCGTTTCGATCGTTTTCAACTGCGGCTTGGGCCCAAGCTGCGGGTCACGGTGGAGCCTGTGGCCAGTTTCAGCACCGCCGGTCGGCTCACGCTCAATGGTGCGCTCGACCCCAGCCTTCAGTTGCGGGGGGTGGTGCAACTCCTGTCTGGCCGCGTGTCGTTGTTCACCACCACCTTCAACCTCGATCGCCGCGCTCCCAACGTGGCCGTGTTTACGCCATCGCAGGGATTGATTCCTTATGTGGATGTGGCGCTCAACAGCCGGGTTTCCGACAGCATCAGTGTGGGCACCGGCAGCAATGCCGTGTCGACCAATGTGTTCGACACCAATGGCACCGGCAACCTGGGTGCGGGCGGCCAGCTGCGGCTTGTGAAAGTAATGCTCACGGCGACGGGGCCGGCCGATCGCCTGGCTGACAACATCCAGCTGCGCAGTTCCCCACCGATGTCGCGGGCTCAGCTGCTGGGTCTGATCGGCGGCAACTCCCTCGCCGGCTTGACCGGTGCTGGCGGTGGTGCGGCGCTTGCCGCCGTTCTTGGTCAGTCGTTGCTCTCGCCGGTGATCGGTTCCCTCACCGATGCCTTCAGTCAGCGTCTGCAATTTGCCGTGTACCCCACCTACATCACGCCTGAGGTGCAGGATGAGAATGAACGTGTCTCCGGTCGGGTGCCGCCGCAGCTGGCTGTGGTCACCGATGTGGGCGTGGACCTCACCGATCGCTTCAATTTCTCCGTGCTGGCCGCCCCCAATCGCAACGACATTCCGCCCCAGGGAACCTTGACGTATCAGATCAGTCCCAACCTCAATCTGTCCGGTTCGGTGGATACGCAGGGCACCTGGCAGAGCCAGTTCCAGGTGTTTGTTCGCTTCTGA
- a CDS encoding Ycf51 family protein — MPLPDLLDRAIGWLAWSGLAFALLTLVAFGARWGVRFRLVGVTSFTLLLAVSCWAFSVSYQPPVIVEGAVRAPVVFDNGNDLVVAQAPAGISKEAVEPTLAQLAANLRSGGRNGEEVVIRLRQLQPGPEGSSTPVVLGEVIVGPQAAA, encoded by the coding sequence ATGCCACTCCCCGACCTCCTCGACCGTGCGATCGGATGGCTGGCCTGGAGCGGCCTGGCCTTCGCCCTGCTGACGCTGGTCGCGTTTGGGGCCCGTTGGGGTGTGCGCTTCCGTCTCGTGGGGGTGACCAGCTTCACCCTGCTGCTGGCGGTGAGCTGCTGGGCCTTCAGCGTCAGTTACCAGCCTCCCGTGATCGTGGAGGGAGCCGTGCGGGCTCCTGTGGTGTTCGACAACGGCAACGATCTGGTGGTCGCCCAGGCACCGGCCGGGATTTCCAAGGAGGCGGTCGAACCGACCCTGGCTCAACTGGCGGCGAATCTGCGCAGCGGAGGCCGCAACGGTGAAGAGGTGGTGATCCGACTGCGACAGCTCCAACCCGGACCTGAGGGCAGCAGCACCCCGGTGGTGCTAGGGGAGGTGATCGTGGGTCCCCAGGCGGCGGCTTGA
- a CDS encoding DUF4332 domain-containing protein: MAPRSRNDGPFADLPASFREERRVIEAAGLTGWSALRALDEEALSQLARRGRATARNLRRLQGIAALVCDLDLAPADAALLMHAGLATIPALAAASPQDVVTRTGRLERQLRTGRPPVVDLALAQRWIQRARRWQPTN; this comes from the coding sequence ATGGCGCCACGCTCCCGAAACGACGGCCCGTTCGCCGATCTGCCGGCGTCCTTCCGGGAGGAGCGGCGGGTGATCGAAGCGGCGGGCCTGACCGGCTGGAGCGCTCTTCGGGCCCTCGATGAGGAGGCCCTGAGTCAGCTGGCACGACGAGGCCGCGCGACGGCCCGCAACCTGCGCCGCCTGCAGGGCATCGCAGCCCTCGTCTGCGATCTCGATCTGGCACCAGCTGATGCGGCTCTGTTGATGCATGCAGGCCTGGCGACGATTCCGGCGTTGGCGGCTGCCAGCCCCCAGGATGTGGTGACCCGCACCGGCCGGTTGGAGCGCCAGCTGCGCACCGGTCGCCCACCAGTGGTGGATCTGGCCCTGGCCCAGCGCTGGATTCAGAGGGCACGCCGCTGGCAACCGACGAACTGA
- a CDS encoding CocE/NonD family hydrolase — protein MCADQRSGPGSCHDADLTCRDGIRLKATVWRPAGEGPWPTLVMRQPYGRAIASSVTLAHPQWWAAQGYVVIVQDVRGQGESEGDFRGFAQEAADTADTLAWVRSRPDCNGRIGLYGFSYQGFSQLVGDSSVPPPDCLAPAMTGLDERDHWSCEGGAHWWHLGLGWGLQLAALQAARRGDAEAWDTIRSALETGSYLREGRALLAQHDRQGMAHRWLSEDPRERQRWAIHSPAPGWLARPMLLIGGWWDPHLRGVLDLQARSLAAGGEPELHIGPATHLQWWPEVQELHRRFFQRHLIDADPNPTPHQQVHLWDQRLECWGGVVTDQAEGGCWHLWGNALSSHDPRLGQLRIAAASPASPPAAPVVIVHDPWRPVPAVGGHLSASAGRCDRCNLDARNDVVTFTSPPLETRHRLRGRPELEVIAWADQPGFDLCAALSVCPAGSDAVEQLSTGVIRRLGPSALEAQSQRLELQALEAELQPGDRLRLSLAGAAWPAIAINPGHTEHPCGPPSSHCRIITITIRSDSARLRFLPLIPAPSR, from the coding sequence ATGTGCGCTGACCAGCGCTCCGGGCCCGGTTCTTGCCATGACGCGGACCTGACCTGCCGCGACGGCATCCGCTTGAAGGCCACGGTGTGGCGACCTGCTGGGGAAGGGCCCTGGCCGACCCTGGTGATGCGCCAGCCCTACGGTCGCGCCATCGCCTCCAGTGTCACGCTGGCCCACCCGCAGTGGTGGGCTGCACAAGGTTATGTGGTGATCGTCCAGGACGTCCGCGGCCAGGGGGAGTCCGAGGGAGACTTCCGCGGCTTCGCCCAGGAAGCTGCCGACACCGCCGACACCCTGGCGTGGGTGCGCTCACGGCCTGACTGCAACGGCCGCATCGGTTTGTATGGCTTCTCCTATCAAGGGTTCAGCCAACTGGTGGGCGACAGCAGCGTGCCACCACCCGATTGTCTGGCCCCGGCAATGACCGGCCTCGATGAGCGGGACCACTGGAGTTGTGAAGGCGGTGCCCACTGGTGGCATCTCGGCCTGGGCTGGGGTCTGCAGCTGGCGGCGCTACAAGCCGCTCGCCGAGGTGATGCGGAGGCCTGGGACACGATCCGCTCCGCTCTGGAGACGGGGAGCTATCTCCGCGAGGGACGCGCCCTGCTGGCGCAGCACGATCGCCAGGGGATGGCGCACCGCTGGCTGAGCGAAGACCCCAGGGAACGCCAGCGATGGGCGATCCATTCGCCGGCCCCCGGCTGGTTAGCCAGGCCGATGCTGCTGATCGGCGGCTGGTGGGACCCCCATCTCCGCGGCGTGCTGGATCTTCAGGCCCGCAGCCTGGCCGCGGGAGGCGAGCCAGAGCTTCACATCGGTCCGGCCACCCATCTGCAGTGGTGGCCTGAGGTGCAGGAGTTGCATCGACGCTTCTTCCAGCGCCATCTGATCGATGCGGATCCCAATCCCACCCCTCACCAACAGGTGCATCTCTGGGACCAGCGGCTGGAGTGCTGGGGCGGCGTCGTCACGGATCAGGCCGAGGGAGGCTGCTGGCATCTGTGGGGCAACGCCTTGAGCAGCCATGACCCGAGGCTGGGTCAGCTGAGGATCGCCGCTGCAAGCCCGGCCTCCCCCCCAGCAGCGCCGGTGGTCATCGTCCATGACCCATGGCGACCGGTGCCGGCGGTCGGCGGCCATCTGAGCGCCTCGGCGGGCCGCTGCGATCGGTGCAATCTGGATGCCCGCAACGATGTGGTCACCTTCACTAGCCCCCCACTCGAAACACGCCACCGCCTGCGAGGTCGTCCCGAGCTGGAAGTGATCGCCTGGGCTGATCAACCCGGGTTCGACCTCTGCGCCGCCCTCTCGGTCTGCCCCGCCGGCTCCGACGCTGTCGAACAGCTGAGTACCGGCGTGATCCGGCGACTGGGCCCCTCCGCCCTTGAAGCCCAGAGCCAGCGACTGGAACTTCAAGCCCTGGAAGCAGAGCTCCAGCCCGGCGATCGCCTCCGCCTCTCCCTGGCCGGAGCCGCCTGGCCGGCGATCGCCATCAACCCTGGCCACACTGAGCATCCCTGCGGCCCGCCGAGCAGCCACTGCCGGATCATCACCATCACGATCCGCAGCGACAGCGCGCGCCTGCGCTTCCTGCCCCTGATCCCTGCCCCAAGCCGCTGA